The DNA segment CACCGTGCGCAGCTTGCCGTTCGGCTCGCGCTCCACCGCGTCGACGCGGCGGACCACGGCCTCCATCCCGTCGAGTTGTTCGGCCACCTCGGCCCGGATGCGCTCCTGCAGCACCGGCGCGAGCGGCTCGTCGCTGACCAGCCGCACCTCGAGCGTGGCCGGGCCGGTCTGGACCACCTGGAACTGCCGGAACCCCCCGAGCTCCTTCCACTGCCGCGAAAGCACGTAGTCGATCCGCTCGCCGTGCCAGCGGCGGCCCAGCGGGGTGTACACCACGTCCTGGATCCGTCCGTCGACGCTCGCCAGCGTGCGGAAGCCGCGCCCGCAGGAGCAGGGCGCGGCGGCCTTCGAGGCGCGGTCGCCCAGGCGGTAGCGGATCAGCGGGGTGTGCGTGTTGACCAGGTCGGTGACCACGACCTCGCCGGTCACGCCCGGCTCCGCCTCGCGTCCCTCGTCGTCGAGCACCTCCACCAGGGTGGTCTCGGTCATCAGGTGCAGGCCGCCCCGGGGGCAGTCGTACGCCATCACCCCCAGCTCGCCGCAGCCGTACTCGTTCTGCACCGGGGCGCCGAACACGCGGCGGACGGCCTCGCGCTGGACGGGCGAGAGCCCTTCGGCCGTGGGAACGACCAGCCGGATCCCCGCGGCGCGCCCGTCCCATCCGCGGCGCTCCACGTGCTCCGCGAGCAGGTGGAGGAGCGAGGCGTAGCCGTAGAGCCAGGCCGGGCGGAAGCGCAGGCACCGGCGCCAGTGCCGGTCCAGCTCCTCCGGCGCCAGCTGGGTGGCGGGAAAGCGGATGCGGTGCGAGGCCAGGTCGGCCAGCGCCGACCGGAGCCGCCGGTCCGGCGTGAGCGGCGTTCCCCAGAACCGCGCCACGCGGTCGCCCGGCCCGATCCCGAACCAGCCCAGCGCCATCCAGGTCACCGCCCGCTCGCGCGCCACGCCGTCGGCGCCCTTGTCCACCCGCACCGGCGCGCCCGTGGAACCGCCGGTCGACTTGGCGGTGACGCGGCCGGTGAAGCCGCGGCAGCGGAGCTCCGCGCCGTGCTCCTGCACCGTGCGCTTCTCCAGCAGCGGGAGCGCCGCCAGCACCTCGCGGGCGTTCGCCGCGGTGACGCCGGCGGGGATGCGCGCGCCGTACCAGGGCGACTCGGCCGCCGCCCAAGCCAGGAGGCGGGCCAGCTTCTCGTCCTGACGGCGCAGCAGCGCCGCGGGATCGAGGCGCTCCACCTCCCGCAGCTCGCGCAGGTACGCCGCAACGCGCCCCTCTCCCCTCAGCCGGGTGGCCAGGGGATACACGACGCTGCGGTGCAGCGCGTGGGCGAGCGGGCCCATCATGCCGCGACCGCCGTGGGCGAGGGGGCGGGTCACCATTCGCCCTCGCGGTGCAGCCACTCCAGCCGGCCGCCGCGCTTCCGGGCGATCCCGAACGACTCGCTGTTCCCGGTCAGCAGGAACCCGCCGTCGGCCAGCGCGCGCGCCAGGCTGCGGGTGCCGAGGGCGATCCGCTCCGGCGGAAAGTAGCTGCGCTGCAGGAGGTTGAAGCTGATGGCCAGGTCGAACTCGCCCTCGGCGTCCAGCGCGAACACGTCCATGTCGCGGATGGTGACCTGGCCGCCGCGGGCCAGCTCCTGCACGCCGGGATGGACGAGGGGAAGGGGCACGAGGCCGCGCCCCGGCGCCAGCGCGTGCCGGCGCCGCAGCCGCCGCGCGCGCAGAGCCAGCGGGAGCAGCGCGGCGCGCGTGAGCGGCGAGTACGCGTCGCCCCCCGAGAACGAGCGGTAGAGGCTGAAGAACCCGCCGGGCGTCCGCACCTGCAGCAGCCGTCCCGCGGCGTCGTAGACGCACCCGGTCTCGGGGTCGAGGTACACCTCCTGGCAGAGGTCGCCCAGCACGTAC comes from the Longimicrobium sp. genome and includes:
- a CDS encoding AMP-binding protein translates to MTRPLAHGGRGMMGPLAHALHRSVVYPLATRLRGEGRVAAYLRELREVERLDPAALLRRQDEKLARLLAWAAAESPWYGARIPAGVTAANAREVLAALPLLEKRTVQEHGAELRCRGFTGRVTAKSTGGSTGAPVRVDKGADGVARERAVTWMALGWFGIGPGDRVARFWGTPLTPDRRLRSALADLASHRIRFPATQLAPEELDRHWRRCLRFRPAWLYGYASLLHLLAEHVERRGWDGRAAGIRLVVPTAEGLSPVQREAVRRVFGAPVQNEYGCGELGVMAYDCPRGGLHLMTETTLVEVLDDEGREAEPGVTGEVVVTDLVNTHTPLIRYRLGDRASKAAAPCSCGRGFRTLASVDGRIQDVVYTPLGRRWHGERIDYVLSRQWKELGGFRQFQVVQTGPATLEVRLVSDEPLAPVLQERIRAEVAEQLDGMEAVVRRVDAVEREPNGKLRTVRNDWIRAHDPARQPADTTK
- a CDS encoding class I SAM-dependent methyltransferase; the protein is MPVLARRIASWSTLLPAPVRTGLRRSGVQYVASYLARYRQVHAPDRFAGTLVGLAERYAAAGPAEREALLRRFDAVLDSLVLPNGVAKTTYRRRQNAALAAFLERPERPPDGSPLRVLDLPSSSGASSLDTLALLRTRYPIGAYVLGDLCQEVYLDPETGCVYDAAGRLLQVRTPGGFFSLYRSFSGGDAYSPLTRAALLPLALRARRLRRRHALAPGRGLVPLPLVHPGVQELARGGQVTIRDMDVFALDAEGEFDLAISFNLLQRSYFPPERIALGTRSLARALADGGFLLTGNSESFGIARKRGGRLEWLHREGEW